A stretch of the Comamonas testosteroni TK102 genome encodes the following:
- a CDS encoding alpha/beta hydrolase has product MPSISTNSTIAYYDRQYNARASVQDPLAYLARYTQESQAAFALSGAVRNQRYSPRATDVLDIYLPSTQAGTAQAAPVFIFIHGGYWKALGKDDSAFMAPALTQEGAIVVVPDYDLAPSVTLDHIVDQMRQAYAWVVRNIAIYGGDASNICVCGSSAGGHLVGMLLAKDWQQDYDLPAQAVPRSALTLSGLFDLQPLLTTHINDWMQLDDAAAIRNSPRFLLPDAGTHAQSQLRVSCGEFESHEFKRQSRDYLAAWQARCLPGRWVEAPATNHFDLPLQLADPQSAIHQTALQLMGLVQSSSSMRAA; this is encoded by the coding sequence ATGCCTTCCATCTCGACCAACTCCACGATCGCTTACTACGACCGCCAATACAACGCCCGCGCCAGCGTGCAGGATCCGCTTGCCTACCTGGCGCGCTACACGCAGGAAAGCCAGGCCGCATTTGCCTTGTCCGGCGCAGTTCGCAACCAGCGCTACAGCCCCAGGGCTACGGATGTTCTGGATATCTATCTGCCCTCAACCCAGGCAGGCACCGCACAAGCTGCGCCTGTTTTCATCTTCATCCATGGCGGCTACTGGAAGGCCTTGGGCAAGGATGATTCGGCATTCATGGCACCGGCGCTGACGCAGGAGGGCGCCATCGTCGTTGTGCCTGACTACGATCTGGCCCCGTCCGTCACACTGGACCATATAGTCGATCAGATGCGTCAGGCCTATGCCTGGGTGGTGCGCAATATCGCCATCTACGGCGGCGATGCCAGCAATATCTGTGTCTGCGGAAGCTCGGCCGGAGGACATCTGGTGGGCATGCTGCTGGCCAAGGACTGGCAGCAAGACTACGACCTGCCAGCGCAGGCCGTACCCCGATCAGCGCTGACCTTGAGCGGTCTGTTCGACCTGCAGCCGCTGTTGACAACCCATATCAACGACTGGATGCAACTCGACGATGCTGCTGCCATACGCAACAGTCCGCGCTTTCTGCTGCCCGATGCGGGTACCCATGCTCAGAGCCAACTGCGCGTGAGCTGTGGGGAGTTTGAAAGCCATGAATTCAAGCGCCAGTCGCGCGACTATCTGGCGGCCTGGCAGGCACGCTGTCTGCCGGGGCGGTGGGTGGAAGCGCCGGCGACCAACCACTTTGATTTGCCGCTGCAACTGGCCGATCCGCAGTCCGCCATTCATCAGACTGCGCTGCAGCTGATGGGGCTTGTTCAATCCTCGTCCAGCATGCGCGCCGCCTGA
- a CDS encoding outer membrane protein transport protein, which produces MINRSAQHKSGDRLVTAASASTIQASILQLDLFTCHVDTLDYMHADEIRALEQALIKTKAGAGCAAMMWGLCAQAGGLDRTGQDLGPLFENGRYLSVETYTVRPRIQGADALGKSTGQVADDYTQWGFAYKQDVNPRTSVLLMLSKPFGLDIAYSPLQSPLFGGTQARVSSHELMGALRYRWDEHWAVHGGLRLQRTEGHVALGGMVFGALSGYRVDFRPSTEPGYLLGMSYERPDMTLRVAATYYSAIRHKIATRENLWPGETRTASTAPQSFNLDVQTGITSSTLLFGQIRWTNWSQFRLHPQTLAAILPGRSLADMEDTTTYTLGLGQRLAANWSGFVTVAYDKRSDKAALSPLRPTDGRLGYTVGVSYQQGKFKLTPWLSYQRLGSVDISSGGTTLAAFDAESATAFGIRLGYQF; this is translated from the coding sequence GTGATCAATCGCAGCGCACAGCATAAGTCAGGCGACAGACTCGTCACTGCCGCGTCAGCATCAACTATTCAAGCCAGCATCCTCCAATTAGACCTGTTCACCTGTCATGTAGATACATTAGATTACATGCATGCAGATGAAATCAGAGCGTTGGAGCAGGCGTTGATAAAAACAAAAGCGGGGGCTGGCTGTGCAGCCATGATGTGGGGACTCTGCGCCCAGGCCGGCGGCCTTGATAGAACGGGCCAGGACCTTGGGCCTTTGTTTGAAAACGGCCGCTATCTTTCCGTGGAGACCTATACGGTCAGGCCCCGGATCCAGGGCGCGGATGCGCTGGGAAAGTCCACCGGGCAAGTCGCCGACGACTATACCCAATGGGGCTTTGCATACAAGCAGGATGTAAATCCACGCACCTCGGTGCTGCTGATGTTGAGCAAGCCTTTTGGCCTTGACATCGCTTACAGCCCGCTGCAATCGCCTCTTTTTGGCGGCACGCAGGCCCGCGTGAGCAGCCATGAGCTTATGGGGGCGCTGCGCTACCGCTGGGATGAGCACTGGGCCGTGCATGGCGGTCTGCGCCTGCAGCGCACGGAAGGACATGTCGCCCTGGGGGGCATGGTATTTGGAGCGCTCAGTGGGTACCGGGTGGATTTCAGACCCAGTACCGAGCCAGGCTACTTGCTAGGCATGAGCTATGAGCGGCCGGATATGACTTTGCGCGTCGCTGCGACCTATTACTCGGCCATCAGGCACAAGATCGCGACCCGTGAAAACCTGTGGCCGGGCGAAACAAGGACCGCATCGACTGCTCCGCAGAGCTTCAACCTCGATGTTCAGACAGGCATCACGTCAAGTACCCTGCTCTTTGGACAGATCCGCTGGACCAACTGGTCGCAATTCCGGCTACACCCGCAGACCTTGGCGGCGATACTCCCAGGGCGCAGTCTGGCGGACATGGAGGACACCACCACCTACACGCTGGGTCTTGGGCAGAGGCTGGCGGCGAACTGGTCCGGCTTTGTCACCGTGGCTTATGACAAGCGCAGCGACAAGGCCGCGCTGTCGCCATTGCGCCCCACCGATGGCCGCCTTGGCTACACGGTAGGGGTGAGCTATCAGCAAGGAAAGTTCAAGCTCACGCCCTGGCTGAGCTACCAGCGTCTGGGCTCGGTTGATATCTCCAGCGGCGGCACGACCCTGGCGGCTTTCGATGCCGAGTCCGCCACGGCGTTCGGGATCAGGCTCGGCTATCAGTTCTGA
- a CDS encoding VOC family protein, with protein sequence MSNRPFKVLGIQQVAIGGTDKQRMKKLWVDMLGLEQTGTFQSERENVDEDILAMGRGAMKVEVDIMQPMDIEKKPAVHATPLNHIGLWIDDLPKAVEWLTANGVRFAPGGIRKGAAGYDITFLHPKSNDEFPIAGEGVLIELVQAPADVIAALG encoded by the coding sequence ATGAGCAACCGTCCTTTCAAGGTTCTAGGTATTCAGCAAGTCGCCATCGGTGGAACCGATAAACAGCGCATGAAAAAGCTGTGGGTGGACATGCTGGGTCTGGAGCAGACCGGCACCTTTCAGAGCGAGCGCGAAAACGTGGACGAGGACATTCTGGCCATGGGGCGGGGCGCGATGAAGGTGGAAGTAGACATCATGCAGCCCATGGACATCGAGAAAAAGCCCGCCGTGCACGCCACGCCGCTGAACCACATCGGCCTGTGGATCGACGATCTGCCCAAGGCCGTGGAATGGCTGACGGCCAATGGCGTGCGATTTGCTCCCGGCGGTATCCGCAAGGGAGCGGCAGGCTATGACATCACTTTCCTGCACCCCAAGAGCAATGACGAGTTTCCGATTGCCGGCGAGGGCGTGCTGATCGAGCTGGTGCAGGCTCCGGCCGACGTGATTGCGGCGCTGGGTTGA
- a CDS encoding YdcF family protein — translation MILKASATIPGRAKFVRALLAVVGLLLLVDALVLMCLGHFNVGVVLPAGLGAAALGLSWKWRAVQHWRAARPLHARLWSLAWAGLALWLISLFWFWSRLSGLGLSPQQVPPVQSIVVLGSGTLDGHPRPVLAARLDQAAQLAKLQPQALVAVCGGVDWGEKESEAEVMARYLQQRHGIAAQRLVLEKLSTSTELNLKLSRPLLAERGVAADAPMAMVSSDFHLMRAMDIAKRQDLPQVYPVAAETPLATRFNAWLREYFAMASSWLLGEV, via the coding sequence ATGATATTAAAAGCGTCTGCAACGATTCCCGGTCGCGCCAAGTTCGTTCGTGCCTTGCTGGCTGTGGTGGGCTTGCTGCTGCTGGTTGACGCATTGGTGCTGATGTGCCTGGGGCACTTCAATGTAGGGGTGGTGCTGCCAGCCGGCTTGGGTGCTGCGGCCTTGGGGCTGAGTTGGAAATGGCGGGCCGTACAGCACTGGCGTGCAGCCAGGCCCCTGCATGCAAGGCTCTGGTCGCTGGCCTGGGCCGGCCTGGCGCTGTGGCTGATCAGCCTTTTCTGGTTCTGGAGCCGCCTGTCCGGCCTGGGTCTTTCGCCGCAGCAAGTGCCGCCCGTGCAATCCATCGTCGTGCTGGGCAGCGGCACGCTCGATGGTCACCCCAGGCCAGTTCTGGCTGCGCGGCTGGATCAGGCGGCGCAACTGGCCAAGCTGCAGCCCCAGGCCTTGGTCGCCGTTTGCGGCGGTGTCGATTGGGGTGAAAAAGAGTCGGAGGCCGAGGTCATGGCCCGCTATCTGCAGCAGCGTCACGGTATTGCGGCGCAGCGGCTGGTGCTGGAAAAGCTCAGCACCAGTACCGAGCTGAACCTCAAGCTCAGCCGGCCCTTGCTGGCCGAGCGCGGTGTGGCTGCGGATGCCCCCATGGCCATGGTCAGCAGCGACTTTCATCTGATGCGCGCCATGGACATTGCAAAGCGGCAGGATCTGCCTCAGGTCTATCCCGTGGCGGCTGAGACCCCTCTGGCCACGCGTTTCAATGCCTGGCTGCGCGAATACTTTGCCATGGCCAGCAGCTGGTTGCTTGGCGAGGTCTGA